In Saccharothrix syringae, the following are encoded in one genomic region:
- the pstB gene encoding phosphate ABC transporter ATP-binding protein PstB produces MAKRIDVKDLNLFYGKFHAVDGVSLAVPPRSVTAFIGPSGCGKSTVLRSLNRMHEVAPGARVEGKVLLDGEDIYASAVDPVQVRRTIGMVFQRPNPFPTMSIRDNVVAGLKLAGLKNKKKLDEVAERSLRGANLWNEVKDRLDRPGGGLSGGQQQRLCIARAIAVQPDVLLMDEPCSALDPISTLAIEDLITELKKDYTIVIVTHNMQQAARVSDQTAFFNLLGVGQPGRLIEVDDTEKIFSNPSQKATEDYISGRFG; encoded by the coding sequence ATGGCCAAGCGCATCGACGTGAAGGACCTCAACCTCTTCTACGGCAAGTTCCACGCCGTGGACGGGGTCTCCCTGGCCGTGCCGCCGCGCAGCGTGACGGCGTTCATCGGCCCCTCCGGCTGCGGGAAGTCCACGGTGCTGCGGTCGCTGAACCGCATGCACGAGGTGGCGCCCGGCGCGCGCGTGGAGGGCAAGGTGCTGCTGGACGGCGAGGACATCTACGCCTCCGCCGTCGACCCGGTGCAGGTGCGCCGGACCATCGGCATGGTGTTCCAGCGGCCCAACCCGTTCCCCACCATGTCGATCCGCGACAACGTCGTGGCGGGGCTCAAGCTGGCCGGGCTGAAGAACAAGAAGAAGCTCGACGAGGTGGCCGAGCGCTCGCTGCGCGGGGCCAACCTGTGGAACGAGGTCAAGGACCGCCTCGACCGCCCCGGCGGTGGGCTGTCGGGCGGCCAGCAGCAGCGGTTGTGCATCGCGCGGGCGATCGCGGTCCAGCCGGACGTGCTGCTGATGGACGAGCCGTGCTCCGCGCTGGACCCGATCTCGACGCTGGCGATCGAGGACCTGATCACGGAGTTGAAGAAGGACTACACGATCGTGATCGTCACGCACAACATGCAGCAGGCGGCCCGGGTCTCCGACCAGACCGCCTTCTTCAACCTGCTGGGCGTGGGCCAGCCGGGGCGGCTGATCGAGGTGGACGACACCGAGAAGATCTTCTCCAACCCCAGCCAGAAGGCCACGGAAGACTACATCTCCGGCCGCTTCGGCTGA